Proteins from one Setaria italica strain Yugu1 chromosome V, Setaria_italica_v2.0, whole genome shotgun sequence genomic window:
- the LOC101762190 gene encoding uncharacterized protein LOC101762190, whose protein sequence is MGASAAPFTGGFLCPTKPRTPPLPSSTSRSSHSRLHFRIRSPKPKNPAAAPVSSRMEASLPQARDAQGGAESAMKLLFVEMGVGYDQHGQDITAAAVRACKDAISSNSIPAFRGGSIPGVNTDQMKLQIKLGVPRSTQHLLDAERVKAVFPYGEIISFEVVDGGMICSSGVCLEAMGDKNDDCYIVNAAVYVGY, encoded by the exons ATGGGGGCGTCAGCAGCACCCTTCACCGGTGGCTTCCTCTGCCCGACCAAACCAAGGACACCACCGCTCCCGTCCTCCACCTCCCGATCTTCTCACTCCCGCCTCCACTTCCGCATCCGATCCCCCAAACCCAAgaacccggcggcggcgcccgtctCCTCTCGCATGGAAGCGTCCCTGCCCCAGGCGCGCGACGCCCAGGGAGGGGCGGAGTCGGCCATGAAGCTGCTGTTCGTGGAGATGGGCGTCGGCTACGACCAGCACGGCCAGgacatcaccgccgccgccgtgcgcgcctgCAAGGATGCCATATCCTCCAACTCCATCCCCGCCTTCCGCGGCG GGTCTATACCCGGAGTGAACACCGACCAGATGAAGCTGCAGATCAAGCTCGGCGTGCCGAGGTCGACACAGCACTTGCTGGATGCTGAGAGAGTCAAAGCCGTCTTCCCCTA TGGCGAGATAATCAGCTTCGAGGTTGTCGATGGCGGCATGATCTGTTCGAGCGGCGTGTGCCTGGAAGCAATGGGGGACAAAAACGACGACTGCTACATAGTCAACGCTGCAGTTTACGTCGGCTATTGA